A stretch of Chthonomonadales bacterium DNA encodes these proteins:
- a CDS encoding DNA-3-methyladenine glycosylase yields the protein MVPPEWGESLPRSFYERPAIVVAPDLLGHVLVHAAPDGLVAGVVVEAEAYGADDPASHAFRGLTPRNAAMFGRAGRAYIYRSYGVHWCMNVVTGNEGVGEAVLLRALEPVAGLEAMRRRRPGAADRDLCRGPGRLTAALGITDALDGCELTEGGLWICGARVRAGEAVARPRVGVTRGADRLWRFCLSGSRSLSRR from the coding sequence TTGGTGCCGCCCGAGTGGGGCGAGTCGCTGCCCCGCTCTTTCTACGAGCGACCCGCTATCGTCGTGGCGCCGGACCTGCTGGGGCATGTGCTCGTCCATGCCGCGCCGGATGGGCTGGTGGCGGGGGTGGTGGTGGAGGCCGAGGCGTATGGCGCCGACGATCCGGCCAGCCACGCGTTTCGCGGCCTGACCCCGCGCAACGCGGCCATGTTCGGCCGCGCGGGCCGAGCATACATCTACCGCAGCTATGGCGTACACTGGTGCATGAACGTTGTGACTGGCAACGAAGGGGTGGGGGAGGCGGTCCTTCTGCGCGCGCTCGAGCCGGTAGCCGGCCTGGAGGCGATGCGCCGCCGAAGGCCAGGGGCCGCCGATCGCGACCTGTGCCGGGGCCCGGGCCGGCTGACGGCGGCGCTCGGCATCACCGACGCCCTCGATGGGTGTGAGTTGACGGAGGGAGGGCTCTGGATCTGCGGCGCTCGCGTTCGCGCGGGCGAGGCGGTGGCCCGGCCCCGGGTCGGCGTCACGCGCGGCGCGGACCGGCTCTGGCGCTTCTGCCTGTCCGGCAGCCGCTCTCTCTCCCGACGGTGA
- a CDS encoding DUF92 domain-containing protein — protein MTPVSAFNLAVALSAAAAIAAACVALRLLTAGGALAAFVVGALVFGLGGSVAVAALLAFFLSSSLLSRLGGRSKAAAAEHNAKPGPRDAAQVVANGGVPVLLVVLAALTPAGAEPTGREWTVMLLGALAAVNADTWATEIGGALSRRPRLVTTLRVVPAGTSGAISAAGVAAALCGAAFIALAGWAAWPRASLHLLWRPDPAELLAIAWAGFVAAMADSVLGASLQARYRCGACGRVSEQARHCGAPGMRVGGLRWVTNDVVNLIASAIGAFCAWFLVSRFAWPV, from the coding sequence GTGACACCCGTATCGGCCTTCAACCTGGCTGTTGCGCTGAGCGCCGCCGCGGCGATAGCCGCCGCGTGCGTCGCGCTGCGCCTGCTGACTGCGGGCGGGGCGCTTGCCGCGTTCGTTGTCGGCGCTCTTGTGTTCGGGCTCGGCGGCTCCGTCGCCGTGGCGGCCCTCCTCGCGTTTTTCCTGTCCTCGTCCCTCCTGTCGCGGCTCGGCGGCCGCAGCAAGGCGGCCGCCGCCGAGCATAACGCGAAGCCGGGGCCGCGCGACGCGGCGCAGGTGGTCGCGAACGGCGGCGTGCCGGTCTTGCTGGTCGTGCTGGCGGCGTTGACGCCCGCCGGCGCCGAGCCCACGGGACGCGAGTGGACGGTCATGCTGCTTGGCGCGCTTGCGGCCGTCAACGCGGACACGTGGGCCACGGAGATCGGCGGGGCGCTCTCGCGGCGTCCACGCCTGGTCACCACGCTGCGCGTGGTTCCCGCCGGCACTTCCGGAGCGATCAGCGCGGCGGGCGTGGCCGCGGCGCTATGCGGCGCTGCGTTCATCGCGCTCGCCGGGTGGGCCGCATGGCCGCGGGCCTCGCTGCACCTCCTGTGGCGGCCGGACCCCGCCGAGCTTCTCGCCATCGCGTGGGCCGGCTTCGTGGCTGCCATGGCGGACAGCGTGCTCGGCGCCTCGCTCCAGGCGCGCTACCGCTGCGGCGCCTGTGGCCGCGTCTCCGAGCAGGCGCGCCACTGCGGCGCGCCCGGCATGCGGGTCGGTGGCCTGCGCTGGGTGACCAACGATGTCGTCAACCTGATCGCCTCCGCCATCGGCGCGTTCTGCGCCTGGTTCCTCGTGAGTCGCTTCGCCTGGCCCGTGTGA
- a CDS encoding metal-dependent transcriptional regulator codes for MSPRTVHLRVPATCRPRGSRDRERSAITESIEEYVEGIWRLQQEVASVGTGDLAQYMNVAPASVSPMLRRLAEHGLVAHTPYQGVRCTARGHDMAVSLLRKHRLLECLLVDLLGLPWDGVHELACKLEHHISDDVANRIASVVGHPDTCPHGNPIDATRTDEAVRLADVGVGQAVVVARVTDERAEFLAYLLEVGLVPPARALVLERPPFGDVMTLRLDDARRTVPVGREVANAVWVRREANGGSPR; via the coding sequence GTGTCTCCACGCACGGTGCACCTCCGGGTGCCCGCCACCTGCCGACCCCGGGGCTCGCGCGACCGCGAGAGGTCCGCCATCACGGAGAGCATCGAGGAGTACGTCGAGGGGATCTGGCGACTCCAGCAGGAGGTTGCCTCCGTCGGTACGGGCGACCTGGCGCAGTACATGAACGTGGCGCCCGCCTCCGTCTCTCCGATGCTCCGGCGCCTCGCCGAGCATGGGCTCGTGGCCCATACGCCCTATCAGGGTGTGCGCTGCACTGCTCGCGGCCATGACATGGCCGTCAGCCTCCTCCGCAAGCATCGCCTCCTCGAGTGCCTTCTGGTCGACCTGCTCGGCCTTCCCTGGGACGGCGTCCACGAGCTCGCCTGCAAGCTTGAGCACCACATCTCCGACGACGTCGCGAACCGAATCGCGTCGGTGGTCGGCCACCCGGATACCTGTCCGCACGGCAACCCCATCGACGCAACTCGCACCGACGAGGCTGTGCGCCTGGCCGACGTCGGGGTCGGCCAGGCAGTCGTGGTCGCGCGCGTGACCGACGAGCGCGCCGAGTTCCTCGCGTACCTGCTCGAGGTCGGGCTCGTGCCGCCGGCGCGCGCTCTCGTGCTGGAGCGCCCGCCCTTCGGCGACGTGATGACGCTGCGGCTCGATGACGCGCGCCGCACGGTGCCGGTCGGGCGTGAGGTGGCCAACGCGGTGTGGGTGCGCCGCGAGGCGAACGGGGGGAGCCCTCGGTGA
- a CDS encoding 50S ribosome-binding GTPase, protein MRARVGQALAGGLRGSRRAGTDTVEPEGPPARRVTIVGNPNVGKSVVFNRLTGRYVVVSNYPGTTVEVSRGRMAVGGTVYEVVDTPGMYSLQPLSEEERVGRALLMREPSDVVVHVIDAKNLDRMLPLTLQLLEAGLRTVLALNMMDEAERHGLGVDTERLSKALEVPVVATVALTGKGIQELKDVIHRHARAGSVVPRSL, encoded by the coding sequence ATCCGCGCGCGCGTCGGTCAGGCGCTTGCAGGTGGACTTCGCGGGTCGCGCCGCGCGGGCACCGACACGGTTGAGCCCGAGGGCCCGCCGGCGCGCCGTGTCACCATCGTCGGCAACCCGAACGTCGGGAAGAGCGTTGTCTTCAACCGCCTCACGGGGCGCTACGTCGTCGTCTCCAACTATCCCGGGACCACCGTGGAGGTGTCGCGGGGCCGCATGGCGGTGGGGGGCACGGTGTATGAGGTCGTCGACACGCCCGGCATGTACTCGCTGCAGCCGCTCTCGGAGGAGGAGCGGGTGGGACGCGCACTGCTGATGCGCGAGCCATCCGACGTGGTTGTCCACGTGATCGACGCCAAGAACCTGGACCGCATGCTGCCGCTGACCCTTCAGCTCCTGGAGGCCGGACTGCGGACGGTACTGGCGCTGAACATGATGGACGAGGCCGAGCGCCACGGTCTCGGCGTGGACACGGAGCGCCTCAGCAAGGCCCTGGAGGTGCCGGTAGTCGCTACCGTCGCCTTGACCGGCAAGGGGATACAGGAACTCAAGGATGTCATCCATCGCCACGCTCGGGCGGGAAGCGTCGTCCCCCGTTCGCTATGA
- a CDS encoding ferrous iron transporter B produces the protein MSSIATLGREASSPVRYDASIEDAVGQVAGALSAAYGFAPRAVALLLLEGDPDMADRVRAAEGSSAAGVLALVDEVRAGSRSPLDTSITLQRHHAARAIARSVTLTAGAARAGWSERLSRLTTEPLTGIPILALIVWLALYQFVGVFGGGTLVGLLEERLFGRLVNPWVTAHVRHWLPWPWLSSLVVGDYGIWTLGVTYAVALIFPIVGTFFIAFSVLEDSGYLPRLAMLIDRLFKRIGLNGKAVIPIVLGLGCDTMATIVTRILETRRERVIATFLLALAIPCSAQIGVMTALLAGHPLAFGLWAGIMAVVFVVVGYLTAKLLPGEPARFALELPPLRLPSLSNIAVKTYARMQWYFMEVLPLFVLASVAIWIGQLTGLFGLTVRALEPVAAVLGLPTRTAEAFLFGFFRRDYGAAGLYRMQESGALTGNQLLVSVVTLTIFLPCVAQFLMMKKERGLKMTLAMAAFILPFAVGVGSAIRWALAALGAQV, from the coding sequence ATGTCATCCATCGCCACGCTCGGGCGGGAAGCGTCGTCCCCCGTTCGCTATGACGCCAGCATCGAGGATGCCGTCGGGCAGGTAGCGGGGGCGCTCAGCGCCGCGTACGGGTTCGCGCCGCGCGCCGTGGCGCTGCTCCTGCTCGAAGGCGATCCCGACATGGCCGACCGCGTCCGCGCCGCGGAGGGGTCCTCGGCGGCGGGAGTCCTCGCGCTCGTCGACGAGGTCCGGGCCGGCTCACGCTCGCCGCTGGACACATCGATCACGCTTCAGCGGCACCATGCGGCCCGCGCGATCGCCCGGAGCGTCACCCTGACGGCTGGCGCGGCGCGCGCCGGTTGGTCAGAACGGCTGAGCCGGTTGACCACCGAGCCGCTGACCGGGATCCCGATCCTCGCCCTCATCGTGTGGCTGGCGCTCTACCAGTTCGTGGGCGTGTTCGGCGGCGGCACGCTGGTAGGGCTCCTAGAGGAGCGCCTGTTCGGCCGCCTGGTCAATCCCTGGGTGACGGCGCATGTGCGCCACTGGCTACCGTGGCCGTGGCTGTCGAGCCTCGTTGTTGGCGACTACGGCATCTGGACGCTGGGCGTGACCTACGCCGTCGCGCTGATCTTCCCGATCGTGGGAACCTTCTTCATCGCGTTCTCCGTCCTGGAGGACTCGGGCTACCTGCCGCGACTGGCGATGCTGATCGACAGGCTGTTCAAGCGCATTGGACTCAACGGCAAGGCCGTGATCCCGATCGTGCTGGGGTTGGGCTGTGACACGATGGCCACCATCGTGACGCGCATCCTGGAGACGCGCCGCGAACGCGTGATCGCCACCTTCTTGCTGGCGCTGGCGATCCCGTGCTCGGCGCAGATCGGCGTGATGACGGCGCTGCTCGCCGGCCATCCGCTGGCCTTCGGACTCTGGGCCGGCATCATGGCGGTCGTGTTCGTCGTCGTGGGATACCTGACCGCGAAGCTGCTGCCTGGCGAGCCGGCCCGCTTCGCGTTGGAGCTCCCACCGCTGCGGTTGCCCAGTCTGTCCAACATTGCGGTCAAAACCTATGCACGCATGCAGTGGTACTTCATGGAGGTGCTCCCACTGTTCGTGCTGGCCAGTGTGGCGATCTGGATCGGCCAACTCACCGGCCTTTTCGGCCTGACGGTCCGCGCGCTCGAGCCGGTCGCGGCGGTGCTCGGCCTGCCGACCCGCACGGCGGAGGCGTTTCTGTTCGGCTTCTTCCGCCGCGACTACGGGGCCGCCGGCCTGTACCGGATGCAGGAGAGTGGCGCGCTCACGGGGAACCAGCTTCTCGTGAGCGTCGTCACGCTGACCATCTTCCTGCCGTGCGTCGCGCAGTTTCTGATGATGAAGAAGGAGCGCGGCCTGAAGATGACGCTGGCGATGGCCGCGTTCATCTTGCCCTTCGCGGTGGGCGTTGGCTCCGCAATTCGGTGGGCCCTGGCTGCACTCGGGGCCCAGGTGTAG
- a CDS encoding ferrous iron transport protein A, whose translation MAADARAPVPLTALPKGAHAEVAALADTSPHERGRLMAMGVIPGASLRVLQRYPAFVIAVGHTQLALDAETAGLVQVTEVSAR comes from the coding sequence GTGGCCGCTGACGCGCGGGCGCCGGTCCCCCTCACCGCGCTGCCGAAGGGGGCGCACGCCGAGGTCGCCGCGCTCGCCGACACCTCGCCGCATGAGCGCGGCAGGCTGATGGCGATGGGCGTGATCCCCGGCGCGAGCCTGCGCGTCCTTCAGCGCTACCCGGCCTTCGTGATCGCCGTTGGCCACACGCAACTCGCCCTGGATGCCGAGACCGCAGGGCTCGTTCAGGTTACCGAGGTGAGCGCGCGCTGA
- a CDS encoding class I SAM-dependent methyltransferase: protein MAREPDLLATPAPAFTAVARHYDVVMRDVPYRGWVRYLDALLRRRDVSPRCVLDLACGTGNVSELLARRGWGVVGVDISADMIAVARAKAERRGLPIAYHVQDAAAFDLGELRFDLCVSLFDSLNYVTDPAALAAALRRAIAHLRPGGLFIFDVNSAFALENGFFDQTNQETGERVRYVWRSEFDPDTRLCRVQMRFFVRNRTGVDEEFREVHVQRAYREEELRAMLDDAGFVSVESFHAYTTRPVTSTSDRIFFVASRPD, encoded by the coding sequence ATGGCTCGCGAACCGGACCTACTCGCTACCCCCGCCCCGGCGTTCACGGCCGTGGCGCGCCACTACGACGTGGTCATGCGTGACGTGCCGTACCGCGGATGGGTGCGCTACCTGGATGCACTCCTCCGCCGCCGCGATGTCTCGCCGCGATGCGTGCTCGACCTGGCATGCGGCACCGGCAACGTCTCCGAGCTGCTGGCGCGGCGCGGTTGGGGAGTCGTTGGCGTCGACATCTCGGCCGACATGATCGCCGTGGCGCGCGCCAAGGCCGAACGACGGGGCCTGCCGATCGCCTACCACGTGCAGGATGCCGCGGCGTTCGACCTGGGCGAGCTCCGGTTCGACCTTTGCGTCAGCCTGTTCGACAGCCTCAACTACGTCACGGACCCTGCCGCTCTCGCGGCCGCGCTGCGGCGGGCGATCGCGCACTTGCGCCCCGGCGGCCTGTTCATCTTCGACGTGAACTCAGCGTTCGCGCTCGAGAACGGCTTCTTCGATCAGACGAACCAGGAGACCGGCGAGCGCGTCCGCTACGTCTGGCGCAGCGAGTTTGATCCTGACACGCGTCTGTGCCGTGTGCAGATGCGCTTCTTCGTTCGAAACCGCACCGGAGTAGACGAGGAGTTCCGGGAGGTTCACGTTCAACGCGCCTACCGCGAGGAGGAGCTGCGCGCGATGCTGGACGACGCTGGTTTCGTGAGCGTGGAGTCCTTCCACGCCTACACGACGCGGCCCGTGACCTCGACCTCCGACCGCATCTTCTTCGTGGCGTCGCGCCCGGACTGA
- a CDS encoding (d)CMP kinase, with protein sequence MRAQELRSVLTVAIDGPAGAGKSSVARRVADTFGYTYIDTGAMYRAIAWKGTQLGLAPEDAEALSRVAAATQIAFRRAADGTQRVYADGADVTEAIRTPEITRLSSPVSAVPGVRSALVRAQQAMGHGGGVVMEGRDIGTVVFPRADVKVYLDASEEERARRRWGEMQAKGMATDMAELLARQRERDRRDSTRADSPLRAAPDAVRIDTNDMSMEEVVEAVVGICRARLGGTR encoded by the coding sequence GTGCGGGCACAGGAGCTTCGCAGCGTGCTCACAGTCGCTATCGATGGACCCGCGGGCGCGGGCAAGAGCAGCGTCGCGCGCCGGGTCGCCGACACGTTCGGCTACACATACATCGACACGGGCGCCATGTATCGGGCGATCGCCTGGAAGGGCACACAGCTCGGGCTCGCTCCCGAAGACGCCGAGGCGCTCTCGCGGGTCGCCGCCGCCACGCAAATCGCGTTCCGGCGCGCCGCGGACGGCACGCAGCGTGTCTATGCCGATGGGGCCGACGTCACGGAGGCCATCCGAACGCCGGAGATCACTCGCCTCTCCTCGCCGGTGTCCGCCGTTCCCGGTGTGCGGAGCGCGCTGGTCCGCGCCCAGCAGGCGATGGGCCACGGCGGCGGCGTCGTGATGGAGGGGCGCGACATCGGGACCGTCGTGTTCCCGCGTGCAGACGTCAAGGTCTACCTCGACGCGTCGGAGGAGGAGCGCGCGCGCCGGCGGTGGGGGGAGATGCAGGCAAAGGGGATGGCGACCGACATGGCCGAGTTGCTGGCCCGGCAGCGCGAGCGTGATCGTCGTGACAGCACCCGTGCCGATTCGCCGCTGCGCGCCGCGCCGGACGCCGTGCGCATCGATACGAACGACATGTCCATGGAGGAGGTCGTGGAGGCCGTCGTGGGGATCTGCCGCGCTCGCCTGGGCGGCACCCGATGA
- a CDS encoding 1-acyl-sn-glycerol-3-phosphate acyltransferase encodes MTPFYRAIRDLAHLGYHVYGRVRIVGHENIPPSGPVIVAANHVSYLDPPLVGSSIRRECAFMARHDLWKSRFLGWLIAHLNAFPVHRDTADRAAIRSALDALASGKVLVLFPEGTRSDDGRLQAAAPGVGMIVARSGATVIPTAVIGPEQMLPPGASRLRRVPLTVVFGQPLQLAPGIDRREVVARLMRAIAELLTANGRPSSAREGDPVGAPTTRGPRPAGQ; translated from the coding sequence ATGACGCCCTTCTATCGCGCGATCCGCGACCTCGCCCATCTTGGCTATCATGTGTACGGACGCGTCCGCATTGTGGGCCACGAGAACATACCGCCCAGCGGCCCGGTGATCGTCGCCGCCAACCACGTCAGCTACCTCGACCCGCCGCTGGTCGGCTCCAGCATCCGGCGCGAGTGCGCGTTCATGGCGCGCCATGATCTCTGGAAGAGCCGCTTCCTGGGCTGGCTGATCGCGCACCTGAACGCCTTCCCGGTGCACCGCGACACGGCGGATCGGGCCGCCATTCGCAGCGCCCTGGACGCGCTGGCATCCGGCAAGGTGCTCGTTCTTTTTCCGGAGGGCACGCGGAGCGATGACGGACGCCTGCAGGCCGCCGCGCCGGGGGTCGGCATGATCGTGGCGCGCTCCGGCGCCACCGTCATTCCCACGGCAGTGATCGGGCCGGAGCAGATGCTGCCGCCCGGAGCGTCGCGCCTTAGGCGCGTGCCCCTCACCGTCGTGTTCGGCCAGCCGCTGCAGCTCGCGCCGGGCATCGACCGGCGCGAGGTCGTGGCGCGCCTGATGCGCGCGATCGCGGAGCTCCTCACGGCGAACGGCCGCCCCTCCTCCGCGCGGGAGGGCGACCCCGTGGGCGCCCCGACGACAAGAGGGCCGCGGCCCGCGGGCCAGTAG
- a CDS encoding sugar kinase, with translation MPDIACLGILVADLLGRPIDSLPPRGRLGLVEEMTLHIGGCASNTGIDLVRLGVPTAVLGKVGGDGLGDFVVATLERDGIDTRGVVRDGNVGTSASMVLVASDGERTFLHHLGGNARYTEAEVRWEVVEGCRLLHVAGALVMPALDGGPMAAVLRRARERGLLTSLDTVWDATGAWMRTLGPCLPYADYFLPSLSEARELTGRCAPREVAAALRDAGVGTVGLKLGTNGCYVASAEGDLAVPAFRVEAVDGTGSGDAWDAGFLTGVLRGWDIERAARFANAVGALCVTAMGATAGVVSMEETEAFLARVGRG, from the coding sequence ATGCCGGACATCGCCTGCCTGGGCATCCTGGTCGCCGACCTGCTCGGACGCCCGATCGACTCGCTGCCTCCGCGTGGCCGCCTGGGCCTCGTAGAGGAGATGACGCTCCACATCGGGGGCTGCGCCTCCAACACCGGGATCGACCTTGTGCGCCTGGGCGTGCCAACGGCAGTCCTGGGCAAGGTGGGCGGCGATGGTCTTGGCGACTTCGTGGTCGCCACGCTGGAGCGCGACGGCATCGACACGCGCGGCGTCGTGCGCGACGGGAACGTGGGCACCTCCGCCTCCATGGTGCTCGTCGCCTCGGACGGCGAGCGCACGTTTCTGCACCACCTCGGCGGCAACGCTCGCTACACGGAGGCCGAGGTGCGCTGGGAGGTCGTGGAGGGGTGTCGCCTGCTGCACGTGGCCGGCGCGCTGGTGATGCCCGCGCTGGACGGCGGGCCGATGGCGGCGGTGCTGCGGCGCGCGCGCGAACGTGGCCTGCTCACGTCGCTCGACACGGTGTGGGACGCGACGGGTGCATGGATGCGTACGCTTGGGCCGTGCCTGCCTTACGCCGACTACTTCCTGCCGAGCCTGTCGGAGGCGCGCGAGTTGACGGGCCGATGCGCGCCCCGCGAGGTGGCCGCCGCGCTGCGGGATGCCGGCGTCGGTACGGTCGGCCTTAAGCTCGGCACCAACGGCTGCTACGTGGCCTCGGCGGAGGGCGATCTCGCGGTCCCGGCGTTCCGCGTGGAGGCGGTCGACGGCACGGGGAGCGGCGACGCCTGGGATGCCGGGTTCCTGACGGGCGTGCTTCGCGGATGGGACATCGAGCGGGCGGCGCGGTTCGCGAACGCCGTCGGCGCCCTGTGCGTCACGGCGATGGGCGCCACGGCGGGCGTGGTCTCGATGGAGGAGACCGAAGCATTCCTGGCGCGGGTCGGCCGAGGATAG
- a CDS encoding ribonuclease H-like domain-containing protein codes for MLESTFIHCPGVGPATERRLWAAGVADWAAFLAAAPPPCLRGAARGFAPDIVRESIERLAARDHAWFASAVPAREHWRAYPAFADRAAFLDIETTGGGEYDAVTVIGVHDGRQLHQFVRNENLRDFPDFVREKALLITFFGTGFDLPFLRRELRMDFPQLHIDLCHVLRRLGLSGGLKRIEAALGVARSPETCGLDGWDAVRLWWRWHNADDGRARDTLLSYNAEDVTNMRALIEWAYPRMVAAAHGEDEAGQSSTPDAAPT; via the coding sequence ATGCTCGAGAGCACGTTCATCCACTGCCCGGGCGTAGGGCCCGCAACCGAGCGCCGGCTCTGGGCGGCGGGCGTCGCCGACTGGGCGGCTTTCCTGGCCGCCGCCCCGCCGCCCTGCCTGCGCGGCGCCGCGCGCGGTTTCGCGCCGGACATCGTGCGCGAGTCGATCGAGCGCCTGGCCGCGCGCGACCACGCGTGGTTCGCCTCCGCAGTCCCGGCTCGGGAGCACTGGCGCGCCTACCCCGCATTCGCCGATCGCGCGGCGTTCCTCGACATCGAGACGACCGGCGGCGGCGAGTACGACGCCGTCACAGTCATCGGAGTGCACGACGGTAGGCAACTGCATCAGTTCGTGCGCAACGAGAACCTTCGCGACTTCCCGGACTTCGTCCGGGAGAAGGCGCTCCTCATCACGTTCTTCGGCACCGGCTTCGACCTCCCGTTCCTGCGCCGCGAGTTGCGCATGGACTTCCCCCAGCTTCACATCGACCTGTGCCACGTGCTGCGGCGGCTAGGGCTGTCTGGCGGACTGAAGCGTATCGAGGCAGCACTGGGCGTCGCGCGCTCTCCGGAGACATGCGGACTGGACGGGTGGGACGCCGTTCGGCTCTGGTGGAGGTGGCACAACGCGGACGATGGCCGTGCGCGCGACACGCTGCTCAGCTACAACGCCGAGGACGTCACGAACATGCGTGCGCTCATCGAGTGGGCCTACCCGCGCATGGTTGCGGCGGCGCACGGCGAGGACGAGGCGGGTCAGTCGTCGACGCCCGACGCCGCGCCCACGTAG
- a CDS encoding NAD(P)/FAD-dependent oxidoreductase, protein MDAFDLFVIGGGSAGLRAARTAARMGARVGLAERKELGGECFWAGCVPTKAMIRAAQVWAMARRAGEFGVELRIERGDFGAAMDYKDRAVARVGGEAGDAGLGRLGVRYYPDEARFEDPHTLSVGAGHVRGERILIAGGTMPAVPPIPGLREAGFLTNREAVALRELPRRLAILGAGPIGLEFGQVFRRFGAEVTVVERMPRVLPNEDAQVSELLAGYLREEGVRLITGRSAVRVQGGRPKRLWLEGDGREASVEADEILVAAGRTADLKGMEIAASCVDHTRAAISVDPFLRTSCEHIWAAGDVTGGFLFTHVASFEGGIAAQNALGGSPQRHDTRVVPRATYVDPEVASVGLTQGEALRAGHEVAVHAFSFADLDRAILHGEPRGLVKLVSDARSGTILGAHLLGHEASSIIAEVALAMQHGLPVSAIGGTMHAYPSFPEAVEAAALAPPTYVGAASGVDD, encoded by the coding sequence ATGGACGCGTTCGATCTGTTCGTGATTGGCGGCGGCTCGGCGGGCCTGCGCGCGGCGCGCACGGCAGCCCGCATGGGCGCGCGCGTCGGGCTCGCCGAGCGCAAGGAGCTCGGCGGCGAGTGTTTCTGGGCGGGGTGCGTCCCAACGAAGGCCATGATCCGGGCGGCCCAGGTGTGGGCGATGGCGCGGCGCGCCGGCGAGTTCGGCGTCGAGCTGCGCATCGAGCGCGGAGACTTCGGCGCGGCGATGGACTACAAGGATCGCGCCGTCGCGCGCGTGGGCGGCGAGGCGGGCGACGCCGGGCTCGGACGCCTCGGCGTTCGCTACTACCCCGACGAGGCGCGCTTCGAGGACCCGCACACGCTGTCCGTGGGCGCCGGGCACGTCCGCGGCGAGCGCATCTTGATTGCTGGCGGGACGATGCCCGCCGTGCCGCCCATCCCTGGTCTGCGCGAGGCCGGCTTCCTCACGAACCGCGAGGCCGTCGCGCTCCGCGAGCTGCCGAGGCGCCTCGCAATTCTTGGGGCCGGCCCGATCGGGTTGGAGTTCGGGCAGGTGTTTCGGCGCTTCGGGGCCGAGGTGACCGTCGTGGAGCGCATGCCGCGCGTTCTGCCGAACGAGGACGCCCAGGTCTCCGAGCTTCTGGCGGGGTATCTCCGCGAGGAGGGCGTGAGGCTGATCACGGGCCGGTCGGCGGTGCGCGTCCAGGGCGGGAGACCGAAGCGGCTGTGGCTGGAGGGCGACGGGCGCGAGGCGTCCGTGGAGGCCGACGAGATCCTGGTGGCGGCCGGTCGCACCGCCGACCTCAAAGGCATGGAGATCGCCGCCTCGTGCGTCGACCACACCCGCGCGGCGATCTCCGTCGATCCGTTCCTGCGAACCTCGTGTGAGCACATCTGGGCGGCGGGCGACGTGACGGGGGGCTTCCTGTTCACGCACGTCGCCAGCTTCGAGGGCGGCATCGCGGCACAGAACGCACTCGGCGGGAGCCCGCAGCGACACGATACGCGGGTGGTGCCGCGCGCGACGTACGTGGACCCGGAGGTGGCGAGCGTGGGGCTCACGCAGGGCGAGGCCCTGCGCGCCGGGCACGAGGTAGCGGTGCACGCCTTCTCGTTCGCGGACCTGGACCGGGCCATCCTGCACGGGGAGCCGCGCGGACTGGTGAAGCTCGTGAGCGATGCGCGCAGCGGGACGATCCTGGGCGCGCACCTGCTCGGACACGAGGCGTCGAGCATCATCGCCGAGGTGGCGCTGGCGATGCAGCATGGCCTGCCGGTGTCCGCCATCGGCGGCACGATGCACGCCTACCCGTCGTTTCCCGAGGCGGTGGAGGCCGCCGCGCTCGCGCCCCCAACCTACGTGGGCGCGGCGTCGGGCGTCGACGACTGA
- a CDS encoding DUF1559 domain-containing protein: protein MPARDRNGAFTLIELLVVIAIIAILAAILFPVFAQAREKARATSCLSNVKQVSLGVLMYVQDYDETMCGERMGGGTGCVWPPPPRPNSGVVWTWRFAVMPYVGKSNLQASGGNIWVCPSMPPTWNDALKEVDDDPKANYGIPEDTFWGCYGDFGVHSYAMAAFERPAQLIMVGETRWSGPPVNSQFLSWDYPWMGFWHTGMGNWGMWDGHAKAMKAVATVKDLPEDCMWTHNVYGHDAHLTARNNAMYEYR from the coding sequence ATGCCAGCACGGGATCGGAACGGAGCATTCACCCTCATCGAGTTGCTAGTCGTGATCGCCATCATCGCCATCCTTGCGGCGATCCTCTTCCCTGTGTTCGCCCAGGCCCGCGAGAAGGCCCGGGCGACCTCCTGCCTCAGCAACGTAAAACAGGTCTCGCTCGGCGTCCTCATGTACGTGCAGGACTACGACGAGACAATGTGCGGCGAGCGCATGGGCGGCGGTACCGGCTGTGTGTGGCCCCCCCCGCCCCGTCCCAACAGCGGCGTGGTCTGGACGTGGCGGTTCGCGGTGATGCCCTACGTCGGCAAGTCGAACCTGCAGGCGAGCGGCGGCAACATCTGGGTCTGTCCCAGTATGCCGCCCACGTGGAACGACGCTCTCAAGGAGGTCGACGACGATCCGAAGGCCAACTACGGCATCCCTGAGGACACGTTCTGGGGGTGCTACGGCGACTTCGGGGTGCACAGCTACGCGATGGCCGCCTTCGAGCGGCCGGCGCAGTTGATCATGGTCGGCGAGACACGCTGGAGCGGCCCTCCCGTGAACTCGCAGTTCCTGAGCTGGGACTACCCCTGGATGGGCTTCTGGCACACCGGCATGGGGAACTGGGGCATGTGGGACGGGCACGCGAAGGCGATGAAGGCCGTGGCCACCGTCAAGGATCTGCCCGAGGATTGCATGTGGACGCACAACGTCTACGGGCATGACGCGCACCTGACGGCGCGCAACAACGCCATGTACGAGTACCGATAG